Proteins found in one Tamandua tetradactyla isolate mTamTet1 chromosome 1, mTamTet1.pri, whole genome shotgun sequence genomic segment:
- the SLC4A11 gene encoding solute carrier family 4 member 11 isoform X6, whose product MATRGVFHLQPCEVSSNMSQNACFEDAGYLKCDTEDNPEAREESLRDEALDTVTSSIVSGESIRFFVNVNLEMQPSHMVENEVSNGQVLLHTSRKYMKLKNFEEEIRAHRDLDDFLSRASIILNETATSLDDVLRAMLQRFALDPDNTEPGCNLDLLMSLLFTDAGAPLQSKVHLLSDTIQGVTATVTGVQYQQSWLCIICTVKDLQRRHVCISRLVRPQNWGESSCEVRFVILVLAPPKMKSTKTAMEVGRTFATMFSDITFRQKLLETRTEEEFMEALVQQRHRLTMVSQCPLKVSSTKEFSLGSITSNKPLQPKDFLPVGKGIQDDIARRFPVYPLDFTDGIIGKNKAVGKYITTTMFLYFACLLPTIAFGSLNDENTQGAIDVQKTVAGQSIGGLLYALFAGQPLVVLLTTAPLALYIQVIQSICDDYQLDFNAFYAWTGLWNCFFLALYALFNLSLVMKLFKRSTEEIIALFISITFVLDAVKGMGKIFSKFYHGSHSEDSMIKDPSRVSLLSLNTSLHAALNTSAGTNPLGLTLADSHSAMHAGRETALLSLLVMLGTLWLGYTLYQFKKSPYLHPYMREILSDCALPIAVLTFSLISSYGFREIKMSKFRYNPSKSLFEIAQMHLLSPEAIGSAMGLGFLLSMLFFIEQNLVAALVNAPQNRMVKGTAYHWDLLLIAIINTGLSLFGLPWIHAAYPHSPLHVRALAFVEERVENGHIYDTIVSVKETRLTSLGASILVGLSLLLLPFPLQWISKPVLYGLFLYIALTSIDGSQLFERVALLLKEQTAYPPTHYLRRVPQRKIHYFTGLQVLQLLLLCAFGMSSLPYMKMIFPLIMIAMIPIRYNLLPLIIEAKYLDAMDAEH is encoded by the exons AAGTCTCTTCCAACATGTCACAGAATGCATGCTTTGAGGATGCAG GCTACCTCAAGTGTGACACTGAAGACAACCCTGAAGCCCGAGAAGAGAGTCTGCGGGATGAAGCTTTAGATACCGTCACCTCCTCTATTGTGTCTGGCGAGAGCATCCGTTTTTTTGTCAATGTCAACCTTGAGATGCAGCCCTCCCATATGG TTGAAAACGAAGTGTCGAATGGCCAAGTGCTCCTCCATACTTCCCGCAAG TACATGAAGCTGAAGAACTTCGAGGAAGAGATCCGTGCACATCGCGACCTGGATGACTTCCTGTCCCGGGCCAGCATCATCCTGAATGAGACGGCCACCTCCCTGGATGACGTGCTGCGGGCCATGCTGCAGCGCTTTGCCTTGGACCCCGACAACACCGAGCCTGGCTGCAACTTGGACTTGCTCATGAGCTTGCTCTTTACCGATGCCGGGGCTCCCCTGCAGAGTAAAG TGCACCTGCTGTCGGACACCATCCAAGGGGTCACTGCCACTGTCACCGGGGTGCAATACCAGCAGTCCTGGCTCTGCATTAT CTGTACCGTCAAGGACCTGCAGAGGCGGCACGTGTGCATCAGCCGCCTGGTCCGCCCACAGAACTGGGGGGAAAGTTCTTGTGAGGTGCGGTTCGTCATCCTGGTGCTGGCCCCACCCAAGATG aaaAGCACCAAGACCGCGATGGAGGTGGGACGTACGTTTGCCACCATGTTCTCAGACATCACCTTCCGCCAGAAGCTCTTGGAGACCCGCACGGAGGAAGAATTTATGGAGGCTCTGGTGCAACAGAGACACCGGCTCACCATGGTGAGCCAGTGTCCACTGAAAGTCAGCAGCACGAAGGAGTTCAGCCTGGGCTCCATCACCAGCAACAAACCCCTGCAG cCCAAGGACTTTCTCCCTGTGGGGAAGGGCATCCAGGATGACATCGCACGCAGGTTCCCTGTGTACCCACTTGACTTCACAGATG GCATCATTGGGAAAAACAAGGCTGTGGGCAAATACATCACCACCACCATGTTCCTCTACTTCGCCTGCCTCCTGCCCACGATTGCCTTCGGCTCCCTCAACGATGAGAACACGCAGGGGGCCATCg ACGTGCAGAAGACCGTGGCCGGGCAGAGCATCGGGGGCCTCTTGTATGCACTCTTCGCTGGGCAGCCTCTGGTGGTGTTGCTGACAACTGCGCCCCTGGCCCTCTACATCCAGG TGATCCAAAGCATCTGTGACGACTACCAACTGGACTTTAACGCCTTCTATGCGTGGACAGGCCTGTGGAACTGTTTCTTTCTAGCACTGTATGCACTCTTCAACCTCAGCCTGGTCATGAAGCTCTTCAAAAG GTCAACAGAGGAGATCATCGCCTTGTTCATTTCTATCACCTTTGTCCTGGATGCTGTCAAGGGCATGGGCAAAA TCTTTTCGAAATTCTACCATGGCTCCCACTCGGAGGACTCCATGATAAAGGATCCATCCCGGGTTAGCCTGCTGAGCCTCAATACCAGCCTCCATGCTGCCCTCAACACCAGTGCCGGGACCAACCCGTTGGGGCTGACCTTGGCAGACAGCCACAGTGCCATGCATGCAGGCCGTGAGACCGCCCTGCTCAGCCTCCTCGTCATGCTGGGCACACTCTGGTTGGGCTACACCCTCTACCAGTTCAAGAAGAG TCCCTACCTGCACCCCTACATGCGGGAGATCCTGTCAGACTGTGCCTTACCCATCGCGGTGCTCACCTTCTCCCTCATCAGCTCCTATGGTTTCCGGGAAATCAAGA TGAGCAAATTCCGCTACAACCCCAGCAAGAGCCTGTTTGAGATAGCTCAGATGCACCTGCTGTCCCCGGAGGCCATCGGCAGTGCCATGGGCCTTGGCTTCCTGCTCTCCATGCTCTTCTTCATCGAGCAGAACTTGGTGGCGGCCCTAGTGAATGCACCCCAGAATAG GATGGTGAAGGGTACTGCCTACCACTGGGACCTCCTGCTTATTGCCATCATCAACACTGGGCTGTCTCTGTTCGGGCTGCCCTGGATCCATGCTGCCTACCCCCACTCCCCGCTGCATGTGCGGGCCCTGGCTTTTGTGGAGGAGCGTGTGGAGAATGGGCACATCTATGACAC GATTGTGAGCGTGAAGGAAACGCGGCTAACCTCGCTGGGCGCCAGCATCCTGGTGGGCCTttcgctgctgctgctgcccttCCCGCTGCAGTGGATCTCCAAGCCTGTGCTCTACGGGCTCTTCCTCTACATTGCGCTCACGTCCATCGATGGCAGCCAACTCTTTGAGCGTGTGGCCCTGCTGCTCAAGGAGCAG ACTGCATACCCACCCACCCACTACCTCCGGAGGGTGCCCCAGAGGAAGATCCACTACTTCACTGGCCTTCAGGtcctgcagctgctgctgctctgtGCCTTCGGCATGAGCTCCCTGCCCTACATGAAGATGATCTTTCCCCTCATCATGATCGCCATGATCCCCATCCG CTACAACCTGCTGCCCCTAATCATTGAAGCCAAATACTTGGATGCCATGGATGCTGAGCACTGA
- the SLC4A11 gene encoding solute carrier family 4 member 11 isoform X8, producing the protein MATRGVFHLQPCEVSSNMSQNACFEDAGYLKCDTEDNPEAREESLRDEALDTVTSSIVSGESIRFFVNVNLEMQPSHMVENEVSNGQVLLHTSRKYMKLKNFEEEIRAHRDLDDFLSRASIILNETATSLDDVLRAMLQRFALDPDNTEPGCNLDLLMSLLFTDAGAPLQSKVHLLSDTIQGVTATVTGVQYQQSWLCIICTVKDLQRRHVCISRLVRPQNWGESSCEVRFVILVLAPPKMKSTKTAMEVGRTFATMFSDITFRQKLLETRTEEEFMEALVQQRHRLTMVSQCPLKVSSTKEFSLGSITSNKPLQPKDFLPVGKGIQDDIARRFPVYPLDFTDGIIGKNKAVGKYITTTMFLYFACLLPTIAFGSLNDENTQGAIVIQSICDDYQLDFNAFYAWTGLWNCFFLALYALFNLSLVMKLFKRSTEEIIALFISITFVLDAVKGMGKIFSKFYHGSHSEDSMIKDPSRVSLLSLNTSLHAALNTSAGTNPLGLTLADSHSAMHAGRETALLSLLVMLGTLWLGYTLYQFKKSPYLHPYMREILSDCALPIAVLTFSLISSYGFREIKMSKFRYNPSKSLFEIAQMHLLSPEAIGSAMGLGFLLSMLFFIEQNLVAALVNAPQNRMVKGTAYHWDLLLIAIINTGLSLFGLPWIHAAYPHSPLHVRALAFVEERVENGHIYDTIVSVKETRLTSLGASILVGLSLLLLPFPLQWISKPVLYGLFLYIALTSIDGSQLFERVALLLKEQTAYPPTHYLRRVPQRKIHYFTGLQVLQLLLLCAFGMSSLPYMKMIFPLIMIAMIPIRYNLLPLIIEAKYLDAMDAEH; encoded by the exons AAGTCTCTTCCAACATGTCACAGAATGCATGCTTTGAGGATGCAG GCTACCTCAAGTGTGACACTGAAGACAACCCTGAAGCCCGAGAAGAGAGTCTGCGGGATGAAGCTTTAGATACCGTCACCTCCTCTATTGTGTCTGGCGAGAGCATCCGTTTTTTTGTCAATGTCAACCTTGAGATGCAGCCCTCCCATATGG TTGAAAACGAAGTGTCGAATGGCCAAGTGCTCCTCCATACTTCCCGCAAG TACATGAAGCTGAAGAACTTCGAGGAAGAGATCCGTGCACATCGCGACCTGGATGACTTCCTGTCCCGGGCCAGCATCATCCTGAATGAGACGGCCACCTCCCTGGATGACGTGCTGCGGGCCATGCTGCAGCGCTTTGCCTTGGACCCCGACAACACCGAGCCTGGCTGCAACTTGGACTTGCTCATGAGCTTGCTCTTTACCGATGCCGGGGCTCCCCTGCAGAGTAAAG TGCACCTGCTGTCGGACACCATCCAAGGGGTCACTGCCACTGTCACCGGGGTGCAATACCAGCAGTCCTGGCTCTGCATTAT CTGTACCGTCAAGGACCTGCAGAGGCGGCACGTGTGCATCAGCCGCCTGGTCCGCCCACAGAACTGGGGGGAAAGTTCTTGTGAGGTGCGGTTCGTCATCCTGGTGCTGGCCCCACCCAAGATG aaaAGCACCAAGACCGCGATGGAGGTGGGACGTACGTTTGCCACCATGTTCTCAGACATCACCTTCCGCCAGAAGCTCTTGGAGACCCGCACGGAGGAAGAATTTATGGAGGCTCTGGTGCAACAGAGACACCGGCTCACCATGGTGAGCCAGTGTCCACTGAAAGTCAGCAGCACGAAGGAGTTCAGCCTGGGCTCCATCACCAGCAACAAACCCCTGCAG cCCAAGGACTTTCTCCCTGTGGGGAAGGGCATCCAGGATGACATCGCACGCAGGTTCCCTGTGTACCCACTTGACTTCACAGATG GCATCATTGGGAAAAACAAGGCTGTGGGCAAATACATCACCACCACCATGTTCCTCTACTTCGCCTGCCTCCTGCCCACGATTGCCTTCGGCTCCCTCAACGATGAGAACACGCAGGGGGCCATCg TGATCCAAAGCATCTGTGACGACTACCAACTGGACTTTAACGCCTTCTATGCGTGGACAGGCCTGTGGAACTGTTTCTTTCTAGCACTGTATGCACTCTTCAACCTCAGCCTGGTCATGAAGCTCTTCAAAAG GTCAACAGAGGAGATCATCGCCTTGTTCATTTCTATCACCTTTGTCCTGGATGCTGTCAAGGGCATGGGCAAAA TCTTTTCGAAATTCTACCATGGCTCCCACTCGGAGGACTCCATGATAAAGGATCCATCCCGGGTTAGCCTGCTGAGCCTCAATACCAGCCTCCATGCTGCCCTCAACACCAGTGCCGGGACCAACCCGTTGGGGCTGACCTTGGCAGACAGCCACAGTGCCATGCATGCAGGCCGTGAGACCGCCCTGCTCAGCCTCCTCGTCATGCTGGGCACACTCTGGTTGGGCTACACCCTCTACCAGTTCAAGAAGAG TCCCTACCTGCACCCCTACATGCGGGAGATCCTGTCAGACTGTGCCTTACCCATCGCGGTGCTCACCTTCTCCCTCATCAGCTCCTATGGTTTCCGGGAAATCAAGA TGAGCAAATTCCGCTACAACCCCAGCAAGAGCCTGTTTGAGATAGCTCAGATGCACCTGCTGTCCCCGGAGGCCATCGGCAGTGCCATGGGCCTTGGCTTCCTGCTCTCCATGCTCTTCTTCATCGAGCAGAACTTGGTGGCGGCCCTAGTGAATGCACCCCAGAATAG GATGGTGAAGGGTACTGCCTACCACTGGGACCTCCTGCTTATTGCCATCATCAACACTGGGCTGTCTCTGTTCGGGCTGCCCTGGATCCATGCTGCCTACCCCCACTCCCCGCTGCATGTGCGGGCCCTGGCTTTTGTGGAGGAGCGTGTGGAGAATGGGCACATCTATGACAC GATTGTGAGCGTGAAGGAAACGCGGCTAACCTCGCTGGGCGCCAGCATCCTGGTGGGCCTttcgctgctgctgctgcccttCCCGCTGCAGTGGATCTCCAAGCCTGTGCTCTACGGGCTCTTCCTCTACATTGCGCTCACGTCCATCGATGGCAGCCAACTCTTTGAGCGTGTGGCCCTGCTGCTCAAGGAGCAG ACTGCATACCCACCCACCCACTACCTCCGGAGGGTGCCCCAGAGGAAGATCCACTACTTCACTGGCCTTCAGGtcctgcagctgctgctgctctgtGCCTTCGGCATGAGCTCCCTGCCCTACATGAAGATGATCTTTCCCCTCATCATGATCGCCATGATCCCCATCCG CTACAACCTGCTGCCCCTAATCATTGAAGCCAAATACTTGGATGCCATGGATGCTGAGCACTGA
- the SLC4A11 gene encoding solute carrier family 4 member 11 isoform X5: MGEEEARRWGAIVGSPARLDAGLFRVGHRAAWRSLILPSARVFSRSWRFWGTCPVLGHPRVPDGLLCGSGLLCPAALTSERQLGVPARNPEVSSNMSQNACFEDAGYLKCDTEDNPEAREESLRDEALDTVTSSIVSGESIRFFVNVNLEMQPSHMVENEVSNGQVLLHTSRKYMKLKNFEEEIRAHRDLDDFLSRASIILNETATSLDDVLRAMLQRFALDPDNTEPGCNLDLLMSLLFTDAGAPLQSKVHLLSDTIQGVTATVTGVQYQQSWLCIICTVKDLQRRHVCISRLVRPQNWGESSCEVRFVILVLAPPKMKSTKTAMEVGRTFATMFSDITFRQKLLETRTEEEFMEALVQQRHRLTMVSQCPLKVSSTKEFSLGSITSNKPLQPKDFLPVGKGIQDDIARRFPVYPLDFTDGIIGKNKAVGKYITTTMFLYFACLLPTIAFGSLNDENTQGAIVIQSICDDYQLDFNAFYAWTGLWNCFFLALYALFNLSLVMKLFKRSTEEIIALFISITFVLDAVKGMGKIFSKFYHGSHSEDSMIKDPSRVSLLSLNTSLHAALNTSAGTNPLGLTLADSHSAMHAGRETALLSLLVMLGTLWLGYTLYQFKKSPYLHPYMREILSDCALPIAVLTFSLISSYGFREIKMSKFRYNPSKSLFEIAQMHLLSPEAIGSAMGLGFLLSMLFFIEQNLVAALVNAPQNRMVKGTAYHWDLLLIAIINTGLSLFGLPWIHAAYPHSPLHVRALAFVEERVENGHIYDTIVSVKETRLTSLGASILVGLSLLLLPFPLQWISKPVLYGLFLYIALTSIDGSQLFERVALLLKEQTAYPPTHYLRRVPQRKIHYFTGLQVLQLLLLCAFGMSSLPYMKMIFPLIMIAMIPIRYNLLPLIIEAKYLDAMDAEH; encoded by the exons AAGTCTCTTCCAACATGTCACAGAATGCATGCTTTGAGGATGCAG GCTACCTCAAGTGTGACACTGAAGACAACCCTGAAGCCCGAGAAGAGAGTCTGCGGGATGAAGCTTTAGATACCGTCACCTCCTCTATTGTGTCTGGCGAGAGCATCCGTTTTTTTGTCAATGTCAACCTTGAGATGCAGCCCTCCCATATGG TTGAAAACGAAGTGTCGAATGGCCAAGTGCTCCTCCATACTTCCCGCAAG TACATGAAGCTGAAGAACTTCGAGGAAGAGATCCGTGCACATCGCGACCTGGATGACTTCCTGTCCCGGGCCAGCATCATCCTGAATGAGACGGCCACCTCCCTGGATGACGTGCTGCGGGCCATGCTGCAGCGCTTTGCCTTGGACCCCGACAACACCGAGCCTGGCTGCAACTTGGACTTGCTCATGAGCTTGCTCTTTACCGATGCCGGGGCTCCCCTGCAGAGTAAAG TGCACCTGCTGTCGGACACCATCCAAGGGGTCACTGCCACTGTCACCGGGGTGCAATACCAGCAGTCCTGGCTCTGCATTAT CTGTACCGTCAAGGACCTGCAGAGGCGGCACGTGTGCATCAGCCGCCTGGTCCGCCCACAGAACTGGGGGGAAAGTTCTTGTGAGGTGCGGTTCGTCATCCTGGTGCTGGCCCCACCCAAGATG aaaAGCACCAAGACCGCGATGGAGGTGGGACGTACGTTTGCCACCATGTTCTCAGACATCACCTTCCGCCAGAAGCTCTTGGAGACCCGCACGGAGGAAGAATTTATGGAGGCTCTGGTGCAACAGAGACACCGGCTCACCATGGTGAGCCAGTGTCCACTGAAAGTCAGCAGCACGAAGGAGTTCAGCCTGGGCTCCATCACCAGCAACAAACCCCTGCAG cCCAAGGACTTTCTCCCTGTGGGGAAGGGCATCCAGGATGACATCGCACGCAGGTTCCCTGTGTACCCACTTGACTTCACAGATG GCATCATTGGGAAAAACAAGGCTGTGGGCAAATACATCACCACCACCATGTTCCTCTACTTCGCCTGCCTCCTGCCCACGATTGCCTTCGGCTCCCTCAACGATGAGAACACGCAGGGGGCCATCg TGATCCAAAGCATCTGTGACGACTACCAACTGGACTTTAACGCCTTCTATGCGTGGACAGGCCTGTGGAACTGTTTCTTTCTAGCACTGTATGCACTCTTCAACCTCAGCCTGGTCATGAAGCTCTTCAAAAG GTCAACAGAGGAGATCATCGCCTTGTTCATTTCTATCACCTTTGTCCTGGATGCTGTCAAGGGCATGGGCAAAA TCTTTTCGAAATTCTACCATGGCTCCCACTCGGAGGACTCCATGATAAAGGATCCATCCCGGGTTAGCCTGCTGAGCCTCAATACCAGCCTCCATGCTGCCCTCAACACCAGTGCCGGGACCAACCCGTTGGGGCTGACCTTGGCAGACAGCCACAGTGCCATGCATGCAGGCCGTGAGACCGCCCTGCTCAGCCTCCTCGTCATGCTGGGCACACTCTGGTTGGGCTACACCCTCTACCAGTTCAAGAAGAG TCCCTACCTGCACCCCTACATGCGGGAGATCCTGTCAGACTGTGCCTTACCCATCGCGGTGCTCACCTTCTCCCTCATCAGCTCCTATGGTTTCCGGGAAATCAAGA TGAGCAAATTCCGCTACAACCCCAGCAAGAGCCTGTTTGAGATAGCTCAGATGCACCTGCTGTCCCCGGAGGCCATCGGCAGTGCCATGGGCCTTGGCTTCCTGCTCTCCATGCTCTTCTTCATCGAGCAGAACTTGGTGGCGGCCCTAGTGAATGCACCCCAGAATAG GATGGTGAAGGGTACTGCCTACCACTGGGACCTCCTGCTTATTGCCATCATCAACACTGGGCTGTCTCTGTTCGGGCTGCCCTGGATCCATGCTGCCTACCCCCACTCCCCGCTGCATGTGCGGGCCCTGGCTTTTGTGGAGGAGCGTGTGGAGAATGGGCACATCTATGACAC GATTGTGAGCGTGAAGGAAACGCGGCTAACCTCGCTGGGCGCCAGCATCCTGGTGGGCCTttcgctgctgctgctgcccttCCCGCTGCAGTGGATCTCCAAGCCTGTGCTCTACGGGCTCTTCCTCTACATTGCGCTCACGTCCATCGATGGCAGCCAACTCTTTGAGCGTGTGGCCCTGCTGCTCAAGGAGCAG ACTGCATACCCACCCACCCACTACCTCCGGAGGGTGCCCCAGAGGAAGATCCACTACTTCACTGGCCTTCAGGtcctgcagctgctgctgctctgtGCCTTCGGCATGAGCTCCCTGCCCTACATGAAGATGATCTTTCCCCTCATCATGATCGCCATGATCCCCATCCG CTACAACCTGCTGCCCCTAATCATTGAAGCCAAATACTTGGATGCCATGGATGCTGAGCACTGA
- the SLC4A11 gene encoding solute carrier family 4 member 11 isoform X4, with protein MGEEEARRWGAIVGSPARLDAGLFRVGHRAAWRSLILPSARVFSRSWRFWGTCPVLGHPRVPDGLLCGSGLLCPAALTSERQLGVPARNPEVSSNMSQNACFEDAGYLKCDTEDNPEAREESLRDEALDTVTSSIVSGESIRFFVNVNLEMQPSHMVENEVSNGQVLLHTSRKYMKLKNFEEEIRAHRDLDDFLSRASIILNETATSLDDVLRAMLQRFALDPDNTEPGCNLDLLMSLLFTDAGAPLQSKVHLLSDTIQGVTATVTGVQYQQSWLCIICTVKDLQRRHVCISRLVRPQNWGESSCEVRFVILVLAPPKMKSTKTAMEVGRTFATMFSDITFRQKLLETRTEEEFMEALVQQRHRLTMVSQCPLKVSSTKEFSLGSITSNKPLQPKDFLPVGKGIQDDIARRFPVYPLDFTDGIIGKNKAVGKYITTTMFLYFACLLPTIAFGSLNDENTQGAIDVQKTVAGQSIGGLLYALFAGQPLVVLLTTAPLALYIQVIQSICDDYQLDFNAFYAWTGLWNCFFLALYALFNLSLVMKLFKRSTEEIIALFISITFVLDAVKGMGKIFSKFYHGSHSEDSMIKDPSRVSLLSLNTSLHAALNTSAGTNPLGLTLADSHSAMHAGRETALLSLLVMLGTLWLGYTLYQFKKSSYGFREIKMSKFRYNPSKSLFEIAQMHLLSPEAIGSAMGLGFLLSMLFFIEQNLVAALVNAPQNRMVKGTAYHWDLLLIAIINTGLSLFGLPWIHAAYPHSPLHVRALAFVEERVENGHIYDTIVSVKETRLTSLGASILVGLSLLLLPFPLQWISKPVLYGLFLYIALTSIDGSQLFERVALLLKEQTAYPPTHYLRRVPQRKIHYFTGLQVLQLLLLCAFGMSSLPYMKMIFPLIMIAMIPIRYNLLPLIIEAKYLDAMDAEH; from the exons AAGTCTCTTCCAACATGTCACAGAATGCATGCTTTGAGGATGCAG GCTACCTCAAGTGTGACACTGAAGACAACCCTGAAGCCCGAGAAGAGAGTCTGCGGGATGAAGCTTTAGATACCGTCACCTCCTCTATTGTGTCTGGCGAGAGCATCCGTTTTTTTGTCAATGTCAACCTTGAGATGCAGCCCTCCCATATGG TTGAAAACGAAGTGTCGAATGGCCAAGTGCTCCTCCATACTTCCCGCAAG TACATGAAGCTGAAGAACTTCGAGGAAGAGATCCGTGCACATCGCGACCTGGATGACTTCCTGTCCCGGGCCAGCATCATCCTGAATGAGACGGCCACCTCCCTGGATGACGTGCTGCGGGCCATGCTGCAGCGCTTTGCCTTGGACCCCGACAACACCGAGCCTGGCTGCAACTTGGACTTGCTCATGAGCTTGCTCTTTACCGATGCCGGGGCTCCCCTGCAGAGTAAAG TGCACCTGCTGTCGGACACCATCCAAGGGGTCACTGCCACTGTCACCGGGGTGCAATACCAGCAGTCCTGGCTCTGCATTAT CTGTACCGTCAAGGACCTGCAGAGGCGGCACGTGTGCATCAGCCGCCTGGTCCGCCCACAGAACTGGGGGGAAAGTTCTTGTGAGGTGCGGTTCGTCATCCTGGTGCTGGCCCCACCCAAGATG aaaAGCACCAAGACCGCGATGGAGGTGGGACGTACGTTTGCCACCATGTTCTCAGACATCACCTTCCGCCAGAAGCTCTTGGAGACCCGCACGGAGGAAGAATTTATGGAGGCTCTGGTGCAACAGAGACACCGGCTCACCATGGTGAGCCAGTGTCCACTGAAAGTCAGCAGCACGAAGGAGTTCAGCCTGGGCTCCATCACCAGCAACAAACCCCTGCAG cCCAAGGACTTTCTCCCTGTGGGGAAGGGCATCCAGGATGACATCGCACGCAGGTTCCCTGTGTACCCACTTGACTTCACAGATG GCATCATTGGGAAAAACAAGGCTGTGGGCAAATACATCACCACCACCATGTTCCTCTACTTCGCCTGCCTCCTGCCCACGATTGCCTTCGGCTCCCTCAACGATGAGAACACGCAGGGGGCCATCg ACGTGCAGAAGACCGTGGCCGGGCAGAGCATCGGGGGCCTCTTGTATGCACTCTTCGCTGGGCAGCCTCTGGTGGTGTTGCTGACAACTGCGCCCCTGGCCCTCTACATCCAGG TGATCCAAAGCATCTGTGACGACTACCAACTGGACTTTAACGCCTTCTATGCGTGGACAGGCCTGTGGAACTGTTTCTTTCTAGCACTGTATGCACTCTTCAACCTCAGCCTGGTCATGAAGCTCTTCAAAAG GTCAACAGAGGAGATCATCGCCTTGTTCATTTCTATCACCTTTGTCCTGGATGCTGTCAAGGGCATGGGCAAAA TCTTTTCGAAATTCTACCATGGCTCCCACTCGGAGGACTCCATGATAAAGGATCCATCCCGGGTTAGCCTGCTGAGCCTCAATACCAGCCTCCATGCTGCCCTCAACACCAGTGCCGGGACCAACCCGTTGGGGCTGACCTTGGCAGACAGCCACAGTGCCATGCATGCAGGCCGTGAGACCGCCCTGCTCAGCCTCCTCGTCATGCTGGGCACACTCTGGTTGGGCTACACCCTCTACCAGTTCAAGAAGAG CTCCTATGGTTTCCGGGAAATCAAGA TGAGCAAATTCCGCTACAACCCCAGCAAGAGCCTGTTTGAGATAGCTCAGATGCACCTGCTGTCCCCGGAGGCCATCGGCAGTGCCATGGGCCTTGGCTTCCTGCTCTCCATGCTCTTCTTCATCGAGCAGAACTTGGTGGCGGCCCTAGTGAATGCACCCCAGAATAG GATGGTGAAGGGTACTGCCTACCACTGGGACCTCCTGCTTATTGCCATCATCAACACTGGGCTGTCTCTGTTCGGGCTGCCCTGGATCCATGCTGCCTACCCCCACTCCCCGCTGCATGTGCGGGCCCTGGCTTTTGTGGAGGAGCGTGTGGAGAATGGGCACATCTATGACAC GATTGTGAGCGTGAAGGAAACGCGGCTAACCTCGCTGGGCGCCAGCATCCTGGTGGGCCTttcgctgctgctgctgcccttCCCGCTGCAGTGGATCTCCAAGCCTGTGCTCTACGGGCTCTTCCTCTACATTGCGCTCACGTCCATCGATGGCAGCCAACTCTTTGAGCGTGTGGCCCTGCTGCTCAAGGAGCAG ACTGCATACCCACCCACCCACTACCTCCGGAGGGTGCCCCAGAGGAAGATCCACTACTTCACTGGCCTTCAGGtcctgcagctgctgctgctctgtGCCTTCGGCATGAGCTCCCTGCCCTACATGAAGATGATCTTTCCCCTCATCATGATCGCCATGATCCCCATCCG CTACAACCTGCTGCCCCTAATCATTGAAGCCAAATACTTGGATGCCATGGATGCTGAGCACTGA